In Bordetella genomosp. 10, the genomic window CGCATGAAGGCGCCGGCGGTCAGCCAGTTGGCGCGCAGCCTGGCATGCGTGGACACGCCGTCGATGGCGTTGCGCTGTCCCAGGTTGGTGTAGACGTTGTCGAGGTAGAAGCCATAGCGGCCGTTGGTGGCCTCGACGTTGCCCATGAAGCTGAAATCGAGATCGTCGAAGATGGTGGAGAAGGGCAGGTGGAAGTCCGCGCGGCGGCCGGCCACGTCGGCATGTCCGCGCAGGGATGCCGCCCAGAGGTAGGGACTGGCGACGACATGCCAGCGATCGGGATCCGGCTCCGTGCCGGCCGCCTCCGCCATGCCGGCCATGGCGCACAGCATCGCCGCCAGCATCGTCCTGGCGCGGACCGCGGCGCGCGCCGTGAGCGGCCGCGCCGCTTCATGGCGCGCGCGGCCGCGGAGGTCCCGGTTGCCGGACCGAGGCGCGGAGAGGCGGGCGGAACGGGGCGTGAGCGAGGGGTTGCGGTATGGGCGAGGCATCTGCCGGTCTCCAGGCGGGTCGGTTCGCGTTGCAGCCTTGAGTCGTCCGGCTTGTTCCCCGGTTCCCGCGCGGGGCGCGTCGGCGCGAAACTCCCGGCACGCACACGCATGCGTCCTTTTCCTGGCGATATTGAGGCCGGCCGGCGCGGGGGAGTGAGTAACTTCGGGCCACCATTTGCGACAGCCGCCGCGCCGTTGCCGCCGTGGATTCGATGATCGCTTTATTAAGGTGAAAGTAAGCTTTTCAGGCCCGCGCCGCCCCGGTTCGCCGGCGCGCATACAATACGGCCCGCCCGAGCAACCGCGGGCGCGGCGACCCACAAGGATGCAGGCGCGGCGCGGACCTGGCCACTTTCCCACGCGGATCCGGCCATCTTCCCATAACCATTAGAAAGACCGCGCGGCCGCATTGCGCCATGCCGCGCGACCGTATCCAGGATTTCCAACGTGCTTGCCCCTATCACCCGATTGTTCCCCGTGTGGGCCGTGCTGGCTTCGCTGCTGGCCTATTTCTCGCCGTCCTCCGTGGCGGGTATCGCGCCGTACGTGACGACGCTGTTGACCATCATCATGCTGGCGATGGGCGTGACGCTGTCGCTGGGCGATTTCAAGCGCGTGTTCACGCGCCCCGCGCCGGTGGTGGCGGGTATCGTGCTGCACTACCTGGTCATGCCGCTGGCGGCCTGGCTGATCGCCAAGGCGCTGCGCATGCCGCCGGACCTGACGACCGGCATGGTGCTGGTGGGCAGCGTGGCCAGCGGCACGGCCTCCAACGTGATGATCTATCTGGCGCGCGGCGACGTGGCGCTGTCGGTGACGATCAGCGCGTTGTCGACGGTGGTGGGGATTTTCGCGACGCCGCTGCTCACGCGCCTGTATGTCGACGCCTCGATCGTGGTGGACGTGCACGGGATGTTGATCAGCATCGTGCAGATCGTGGCGCTGCCCATCATCGTCGGCCTGATCATCCATCATCTGTTCACCGGCTTCGTGCGCCGCATCGAGCCCATCCTGCCGCTGGTGTCGATGGTCTCGATCCTGCTGATCATCGCCGCCGTCGTGGGCGGCACGCAGCAAAGCATCGCCTCGGTGGGCCTGGTCGTCGCCGTCGGCGTGATCCTGCACAACGGGCTGGGCCTGCTGGGCGGCTACTGGGGCGGACGCCTGCTCGGTTTCGACGAGGCCATCTGCCGCACGCTGGCGATGGAAGTCGGCATGCAGAACTCCGGCCTGGCGGCGACGCTGGGCAAGCTGTACTTCACGCCCCTGGCCGCCTTGCCGGGCGCCTTGTTCTCGGTGTGGCACAACCTGTCGGGTTCTTTGCTGGCGGGATATTGGGCGGGCCGCAGCGCCAGAAAGAACGCCGCCGCCGGCGAAGGCGCGGCGGCGGAGTAAGGCAAGCCTCGAGGGGGCCCGCGAAGCGGTTACGGGGCGGGCTTTCTCGGGGTGGGCTTTCTCAATCCACGGTCGCGCCGGACATCTTCACGATATCGGCCCACCGCTTGATGTCGGCCTTGTGGATGCGCTCGAAGGCGGCGATGCTCGGATCGGCCGGGGGCTGGATGCCCTGCAGGTCGGTGAGCCATGCCTGGAACTCCGGCGTGCTGATGACTTTGATCACCGCTTCGCTCATGCGCTTCTGGATTTCCGGCGGCAGCTTGGCCGGACCGAACAGGCCGTACCAGGTGCTGCTTTCATAACCCTTGATGTTGCACGCCTCGGCGACCGTCGGCACGTCGGGCAAGGCCTTGATGCGTTGCGCCGTGGTGACGCCCAGCGCGACGACCTGGCCCGACTTCACGGCGGGCACGGACGGCGCGCTCTGGTTGAAGAAAAAGTCGACTTCGCCCGAGAGCAGGGCGGTCATCGCCGGACCCTGGCCACGATACGGGACGTGCGTGACCTTGATGTCGGCGCCGTGGGCGAACTGCGCGCCGGCCAGGTGGCCCGAGGCGCCGTTGCCGGTGGACGCATAATTCAGGACGCCCGGCTTGGATTTTGCCTGGGCGATCAGATCGCCGCAGGTCTTGATCTCGGGATGCTTTTTGGGATTGACCAGCAAAACGTTGGGAACATCCCCCAGCAGCGCGATGTGCGTGAAATCCTTTTCGACGTCGAAGGCGAGGCTCTTGTAGAGCGCCGCGTTGATGGCGTGCGTGCCGGCCGTGCCGAGCAGGAAGGTGTAGCCGTCGGCGGGGGCGCGCGCGACCACGTCGGACGCGACGTTGCCGCCGGCGCCGGTGCGGTTGTCGGCGATGATGGGAACGCCCAGTTCCTTGCTCAGGCCCTCGCCCAGCTTGCGGGCGTAGAGATCGGTGCCGGCGCCGCCGGGAAAGCCGCCGACGATGGTGATGGCGCGGGTCGGCCACTTGGCCGGGTCCTCGGCATGGGCGGCCGGCGCGAGAACGGCGGCGGCCACGGCCAGGGCGGTGGCGCTTGCAACGGTACTGACGGTGGCACTGACGGTGGCGCTTAAGGCGCGCAGCTTGAATGTCGAGCGCAGCATGAGTTTTCCCCTTCTATGTGTTGCGCTGGTGGAAAATGCGCGCCCCGCGGGCGCGCAGGATGGAAACTACAGGGCCGCCGTCACCATGATCTCGACGCGGATGTCGGGCGCGGCCAGTTCGACCGCGCCGCAGCAGCGGGCCGGCGCGTGGCCGGGGAAGATCCAGGCATCGTAGACCTCGTTCATGGCCTGGAAGTCCTTCATGGTCGACAGCCAGATGGTCACGTTCAGCGCCTTGGACTTGTCGGTGCCGGCGGCGGCCAGCATTTCGTCGATCTTGGCCAGCACCTGGCGGGTCTGGCCGGCCACGTCCTGGGCGCGGTCGTCGGCGGTGTGGCCGGCGAGGTAGACGGTGCCGTTGTGGATGACGGCGCGCGAGCGGCGCGCGTTCTGGTCGAGGCGCGTGATGGGTTGGCTCATTGCTGGGTTCCGATGCCGGATTCGCGGCGGGCGTGGTTGAGGGCGGCCTGGATCAGGTTGTCGCTGGCCTCCGGCGTGCGGAAGGCCGAGTGGGCCGACAGCGTCACGTTGTCGAGCTTGGTCAGCGGGTGGCCGGCGGGCATGGGCTCGGTGACGTAGACGTCCAGGCCCGCATGCAGCAGCTTGCCCGATTGCAGCGCTTCGATCATGGCTTCTTCGTCGACCAGCGCGCCGCGCGCGGTGTTGATCAGGATGGCGCCGTCGCGCATGCCGGCGATGCGTTCGCGCGAGATCATGCCGCGCGTTTCATCGGTCAGCAGCAGGTGCAGGGAGACGACGTGGCTCTGCGCCAGCAACTCTTCCAGCGACACGAAATCGACGCCGTCGGCGCTGCGCGGGGTGCGGTTCCAGGCGATGACCTTCATGCCGGCGCCGCGCGCCAGGCGAGCCATTTCCGCGGCGATGCCGCCATAGCCCACCAGGCCCAGCGTCTTGCCGGTCAACTGCACGCCGTCCGAGCGCAGCCAGTTGCCGGCGCGCATGCCGCGATCCATGCGGGCGAAGCCCTTGGCGGCCGTCCACATCAGGGCGAACGCGCACTCGGCCACGGCGGTATCGCCGTAGCCCTTGATGATGTGCACCTGGATGCCGATTTCCGCCAGCGCTTCCGGATCCATATACGAACGCGGGCCGGTGCCCAGGAAGACCACGTGCTTCAGCGCCTTGCACTGGCGCGCGATGTCGACGGGGAAATGGGTATGGTCGACGATCATGATCTCGGCGTCGCCGAGCACGCCGGGAACCTGATCGGGCGTGATGTCGGGCTGCCGGTTGATGGTCAGCGGCAGGTCGCCGGGCTGGTGCAGGCGTTCGGCGACCGCGGCGAGCGTCGGATTGGCGTCGATGAAGCAGGCTTTCATGGGACTCCGTGATAGAGAGGGTATGTTGATCGAAAGAGGCGTCAGGCTTGCAGCCGCGCCTCGGCGAAATCGGCGAGGGCGTTGCCCATGTAGATCTCCGCGTAGCCAGTGCGGGTCAGGGCGACGACATGGTCCTGGTACTGGACGATATGCGCGTTCATCAGCGCTTCGACGCGGGCGAGATCGCGGGCCTGCAGGGCGCGCACGATCTCGGGATGGTCGTTGCGGGTGTCCTGCCGGCGGGACTTCAGGTCCAGCCAGCGGGCGAAGCGGATGCGCTCGTTGATCGAGCGCACCGAGCGCAGGAATTCTTCGTTGCCGGCCAGCGCCGCCAGGCGTTCGTGGAAGGCTTCGTCGCGTTCCAGCAGATGCAGCGCCTGTTCGTCGGTTTCCGGCGTATCGCGGTCCTGTTCGGTGAAATCGGCCAGCTCGCGCAACTGCTCGTCGGTGGCCCGCCGGCAGACCAGGCGCACCACGCCCAGTTCGACGGTGGCGCGGTATTCGTACAGATCGAGGATCTGCCTCGCGTCCAGCGGCCGCGCGGAATAGCCGCGATTGGGCGTGGACACCAGGAAGCCTTCGGCGGCGATGCGGTTCAGCGCTTCGCGCACGGGCGTGCGGCTGACGCCCAGGCGCTTGGCCAGCTCGACCTCGTTGACGCGCTCCCCCGGCCGCAGGCGGAAGGTGGTCGCCATGGCCTTGATGCGGGCATAGACCTGGGCGGGCGTGTTGGCGGCGGCGTGCATGGCGTGGGCGGTTGGCGGATTCGGCGGACGGATAAGTGCGGATAGGTCTGTATACAGTTCCGTATTATCTATGCTCCCGCCGCGCTCGGGCAGTTTTTCTTGCTGGGGATTTCCCTAGTGCCTGGTCCCGGATATTCGCAATCCTGAAGTCGCGCCTTCGCATCCATTTTTTGCCGCCGGGCCGCCCCAAGGCAAAAACGCCCCCCTCGGGGGCAGCAAGCAGCGCAAGCTGCGCGGCGTGGGGGCCTTTTTTGGGACACGCCGGGGCCGCCTTATCCTCCAGCCGCCGCCGTTCCCTGGACTTGCCCGGGCAAATGCACCTTGAGGAAATCGACCAGGCAGCGCACCGCCGGCGGCACGGTCGCCGACCACGGCCGCAAGGCATGGATGGTCTGCCCGAAGAAGCCGATGACGCGCCAATCCGGCAGGATGGGCACCAGGTCGGCCGTATCGGCCAGCGCGCTGAAATCGGGCAACAGGCCGATGCCGAGCCCGCCGCGCACGGCGTCGCGCAGCACTTCGCTGTTGTTGGCGCGGAAGCGGCCGCGGATGGGGACGTCGATGCGCGTGGGCGCGCCCGCGCGTGGAACGAAGGACCAGACGTCCGCGGCGCCCGGCCGCAGGTAATGCAGGCAGACGTGGCCGCTCAACGCCGCCGGATGGGAAGGCACCCCGTGCCGGGCCACATAGTCCGGGCTGGCCAGCAGGCCGGCTTCCGTGCGCAGCAGGGGCCACGCGACATAGGATTCGGGCACGCTGTCGGCGTGGCGCACCGCCAGGTCGAAGCCCTCGTTTTCCAGGTTGACGAAACGGTCGGCCAGCTCCAACTCCAGCGTCACCTCGGGATAGGCCTGCAGGAAAGGCGTGACCAGCGGCGCCAGGTGCTGCCGCCCGAAGGCCACGGGCGCGCTGACGCGCACCAAGCCGCGCGGCTGGTCCATGGTCTGGCGGGCGGCATTGACGCTGTCATAGAGGGCGCCGAAGGCGTTCTGCGCGCCGCTCACCAGCAACTGGCCGGCTTCGGTCATGGAGACCGAGCGCGTGGTGCGGCGGACCAGGGGCAATCCCAGGCTGCGCTCCAGATCGTGGATGCGGCCGCTGACCGAGGCCTTGGAGATGCCCAGCCGCCGCGCGGCCTGGGTGAAGCTGCGGGTCTGGCTGACCACCGTCAGCAGGTAGATGTCCGCGACATGGGGGGCGATGGCGTCGGCGCTCATAGGGGCAAGGGCGAATCCAGATATTGTTCAAAATATCGAACACTAATATCACATTTTGCTGACTTATCAAGCCGCGCGTGCTTGCCTAGACTGCGGTGGTCACACATATTGAGCGGCGAATCCTGAATATTCGCCCCAGTGATCGCCCCACGCACAGCGCACCCGGCCAGCGGGCCGGCGCGGCGCACCGGATACGAACCAGGAGGATAAACATGGCTACCAACACCCAGACCCCCGTCGTCGGCCACTGGATCGACGGCAAGGCCGTCACCGGCGCCGGCGCGGGCCGTTCGCCCATCTACAACCCGGCCACCGGCGCCGTCAGCGCGCAAGCGGCCCTGGCCGCGCCGGCCGACGTCGACGCCGCCGTGGCGTCCGCGCGCGCCGCCTTCCCGGCCTGGGCCGACACCCCGCCGCTGCGCCGCGCGCGCATCATGTTCAAGTTCCTGCAACTGCTGCAGGAAAACCGCGAGCGCCTGGCCCATGCGATCACCGCCGAACACGGCAAGGTGTACGAAGACGCGCTGGGCGAAGTCGCGCGCGGCATCGACATCGTCGAATTCGCTTGCGGCATCCCGCAATTGCTCAAGGGCGACTACACCGAGCAGGTGGCCGGCGGCCTGGACAACTGGACCGTGCGGCAGCCGCTGGGCGTGGTGGCCGGCATCACGCCGTTCAACTTCCCGGTCATGGTGCCGATGTGGATGTTCCCCGTGGCGCTGGCCACCGGCAACACCTTCGTGCTCAAGCCCAGCCCCATCGACCCGTCGCCGTCGCTGCTGCTGGGCGAGCTGCTCAAGCAGGCCGGCCTGCCGGACGGCGTGTTCAACGTGGTGCAGGGCGACAAGGATGCCGTGAACGCGCTGCTGGAGCATCCCGACGTCAAGGCGGTGTCCTTCGTCGGCTCGACGCCGATCGCCAACTACATCTACGAGACCGGCGCGCGCCACGGCAAGCGCGTGCAGGCCTTGGGCGGCGCCAAGAACCACATGGTGGTGATGCCCGACGCCGACCTGGAACAGACCGCCGACGCGCTGATCGGCGCCGGTTTCGGCTCGGCCGGCGAGCGCTGCATGGCGGTGTCGGTGGCCATGCTGGTGGGCGACGTCGGCGAGCGGCTGATTCCCATGCTGGTCGAACGCGCCAAGACGCTGAAGGTGCGCAATGGCGAGGATCGCGCCGCCGAGATGGGCCCCATCGTCACGGCCGCCGCCCATGCCCGCATCACGGGCTACATCGAGCAGGGCCAGAAGGAGGGCGCGCAGTTGCTGGTCGATGGCCGCGGCTTCGACGCCAAGCAGGCCGGCGACGGCTGCGAGAACGGCTTCTGGATGGGCGCCACGCTGTTCGACAAGGTGACGCCGGAGATGCGCATCTACAAGGAAGAGATCTTCGGACCGGTGCTGAGCTGCGTCCACGTCAAGGATCTCGCCGAGGCGGTGGCCCTGATCAACGCCCACGAGTTCGGCAACGGCGTTGCCTGCTTCACGCGCGACGGCCAGGTGGCGCGCGAATTCGGCCGCCGCATCGAAGTCGGCATGGTCGGCATCAACGTGCCGATTCCGGTGCCCATGGCCTGGCAGGGCTTCGGCGGCTGGAAGCGGTCGCTGTTCGGCGACATGCATGCCTATGGCGAGGAAGGCGTGCGTTTCTACACGCGCCAGAAGAGCATCATGCAGCGCTGGCCGGACAGCATCGGCAAGGGCGCGGAGTTCACGATGCCGACGCCCGGGGGCGTCTGAGCGGCTCCGGCCCTGGAGCAACTTCCGGAGGGGCGCGCGGACGGCGACGGCGGTAATATGCCTGCCATCGCGCCGCGTGGCGCTCCGGGAGGCCTGCTCTACATGACCGCATCGAAAACGGCGCCGGCGGCAAAGCCGGTTGCCAAGAAAGCCTTGGCGGCAAAATCCGCCGTCAAGAAATCGGGGGCGACGGCGTCCGCCGCCAATAAGACCCCGGCGAAGAAGGCTCCGGCAGCCGCGCGTGCCGCGAAGCCCGCGCCCGCCGTCGTTTCCGATGGGACGGCGGCGTCCCGGCCGGCCGCCGATGCGCCGGCGGTGCATCGTTGCGCCTGGGCGGGCGAGGACGCCCGCATGCGCGCCTACCACGACGACGAATGGGGCGTGCCCGAGCACGACAGCCGGGCCCTATGGGAAAAGCTGATGCTGGACGGTTTCCAGGCCGGCTTGTCGTGGCGCACCATCCTCCACAAGCGGGACGCGCTGCGCAAGGCCTTCGCCGGCTTCGATCCGGCCAAGGTGGCGCGTTTCACCGGGAAGGACGTCGAGCGCCTGATGCAGGACGCGGGCATCGTGCGCTCGCGCGCCAAGATCGAGGCGACCATCCGCGGCGCCCAGGTCTACCTGGAGATGGCGAAAAACGGCGAGGACTTCGCCGAATTCTGCTGGTCCTTCACCGGCGGCAAGCCGGTGCGCACGGACGGCGGTCCCCGCGTGGCGAGCAGTCCGGTTTCCGAGCGGATTTCCAAGGAATTGAAGCGGCGCGGTTTCAAATTCGTCGGCCCGGTCATCGTCTACGCCTGGATGCAGGCCGTGGGCATCATCGACGATCACGACCGGGCCTGCTTCCGCCGCACCTCCGCGTAGGACGGCCGGCTATCGGCCGGTGTCCGGATAATTCGGGCCCGGATCGCTGAATCCGCCGTTGCTCCACGGGTTGACGGCGCCCGGATGCGGCGGCCCGGGATGGTCGAAGCGGCTGTCGGCGCAGCCGGCCAATAGCGCGGCCGCGACGGCCGCGGCCAGGCACCATGCGCCGGCGCGGCGCATGGCGGGCGGATGGACGGTGGGACGATTCTGCATGATGGGACTCCTCGTGCGTGCGCTGACGGCGGTAGGGTAACGCAACGGCCGTGCCCGCAGGCACATTTCATGCTGTTCCGGCGGTTTCATCACGCCTCGGAGCATCGTCATGGCTGGCACCGCATCGCGTACCCTCTGGAAGGGCGCCATCTCCTTCGGCCTGGTCCACATTCCGGTGGGCCTGCATACGGCCACCCGGGAATCCGGGGTGGATTTCGACTGGCTCGACAAGCGCACCATGGATCCGGTGGGCTACAAGCGCATCAACAAGCGCACCGGCCGGGAAATCGACCGCGAGAATATCGTCAAGGGCGTCGAATACGAGAACGGGCAGTACGTCATCATTTCGCCCGAGGAAATCGAGGAAGCCTATCCCCGCACCACGCAGACCATCGAGATCCTGCGCTTCGTCGAGGCCGGGGCCGTGCCTTTCGTCTACCTGGAACGCCCGTACTACGTCGCCCCGATCAACAAGGGGCAGAAGGTGTATGCGCTGCTGCGCGACACGCTCGCCAAGGCGGGGAAGATCGCCATCGCGAAGGTGGTGATCCAGACCAAACAGCATCTGGCCGCGCTCATCCCCTCCGGCGACGGCCTGGTGCTGGACCTGATGCGCTGGGGCGACGAGGTCAAGCCGATGGACGAGTTGGACCTGCCCAAGGCCGGCGCCAAGGGCATGTCGCCCAGCGCGGCCGAATTGAAGATGGCGCGCATGCTGGTCGACGACATGACCGGGGAATGGGATCCGGACGAGTTCAAGGACGAGTTCCGCGAGGCTATCATGGGCTTGGTGGAGAAACGCGCCAAGGCCGGCCAGACGGAGCAGGTGTTCGAGCCGGAGGAAGAAGCCCCGGCCCATGGCGACAATGTGATCGACCTGACGGCGCTGCTGCGGCAGAGCCTGGCGGGACGCAAGGGCGGCGCCGCCGGCAAGACGGCCTCGAAGGCGGTCGCGAAGAAGGCTGCAAAGAAGGCCCAGGCGGCGCCGAAAAAGGCGGGAAAAGCCGCCGGGACCACGC contains:
- the panS gene encoding ketopantoate/pantoate/pantothenate transporter PanS, with the protein product MLAPITRLFPVWAVLASLLAYFSPSSVAGIAPYVTTLLTIIMLAMGVTLSLGDFKRVFTRPAPVVAGIVLHYLVMPLAAWLIAKALRMPPDLTTGMVLVGSVASGTASNVMIYLARGDVALSVTISALSTVVGIFATPLLTRLYVDASIVVDVHGMLISIVQIVALPIIVGLIIHHLFTGFVRRIEPILPLVSMVSILLIIAAVVGGTQQSIASVGLVVAVGVILHNGLGLLGGYWGGRLLGFDEAICRTLAMEVGMQNSGLAATLGKLYFTPLAALPGALFSVWHNLSGSLLAGYWAGRSARKNAAAGEGAAAE
- a CDS encoding Bug family tripartite tricarboxylate transporter substrate binding protein translates to MLRSTFKLRALSATVSATVSTVASATALAVAAAVLAPAAHAEDPAKWPTRAITIVGGFPGGAGTDLYARKLGEGLSKELGVPIIADNRTGAGGNVASDVVARAPADGYTFLLGTAGTHAINAALYKSLAFDVEKDFTHIALLGDVPNVLLVNPKKHPEIKTCGDLIAQAKSKPGVLNYASTGNGASGHLAGAQFAHGADIKVTHVPYRGQGPAMTALLSGEVDFFFNQSAPSVPAVKSGQVVALGVTTAQRIKALPDVPTVAEACNIKGYESSTWYGLFGPAKLPPEIQKRMSEAVIKVISTPEFQAWLTDLQGIQPPADPSIAAFERIHKADIKRWADIVKMSGATVD
- a CDS encoding RidA family protein translates to MSQPITRLDQNARRSRAVIHNGTVYLAGHTADDRAQDVAGQTRQVLAKIDEMLAAAGTDKSKALNVTIWLSTMKDFQAMNEVYDAWIFPGHAPARCCGAVELAAPDIRVEIMVTAAL
- a CDS encoding NAD(P)-dependent oxidoreductase — encoded protein: MKACFIDANPTLAAVAERLHQPGDLPLTINRQPDITPDQVPGVLGDAEIMIVDHTHFPVDIARQCKALKHVVFLGTGPRSYMDPEALAEIGIQVHIIKGYGDTAVAECAFALMWTAAKGFARMDRGMRAGNWLRSDGVQLTGKTLGLVGYGGIAAEMARLARGAGMKVIAWNRTPRSADGVDFVSLEELLAQSHVVSLHLLLTDETRGMISRERIAGMRDGAILINTARGALVDEEAMIEALQSGKLLHAGLDVYVTEPMPAGHPLTKLDNVTLSAHSAFRTPEASDNLIQAALNHARRESGIGTQQ
- a CDS encoding GntR family transcriptional regulator → MHAAANTPAQVYARIKAMATTFRLRPGERVNEVELAKRLGVSRTPVREALNRIAAEGFLVSTPNRGYSARPLDARQILDLYEYRATVELGVVRLVCRRATDEQLRELADFTEQDRDTPETDEQALHLLERDEAFHERLAALAGNEEFLRSVRSINERIRFARWLDLKSRRQDTRNDHPEIVRALQARDLARVEALMNAHIVQYQDHVVALTRTGYAEIYMGNALADFAEARLQA
- a CDS encoding LysR family transcriptional regulator; this translates as MSADAIAPHVADIYLLTVVSQTRSFTQAARRLGISKASVSGRIHDLERSLGLPLVRRTTRSVSMTEAGQLLVSGAQNAFGALYDSVNAARQTMDQPRGLVRVSAPVAFGRQHLAPLVTPFLQAYPEVTLELELADRFVNLENEGFDLAVRHADSVPESYVAWPLLRTEAGLLASPDYVARHGVPSHPAALSGHVCLHYLRPGAADVWSFVPRAGAPTRIDVPIRGRFRANNSEVLRDAVRGGLGIGLLPDFSALADTADLVPILPDWRVIGFFGQTIHALRPWSATVPPAVRCLVDFLKVHLPGQVQGTAAAGG
- a CDS encoding CoA-acylating methylmalonate-semialdehyde dehydrogenase yields the protein MATNTQTPVVGHWIDGKAVTGAGAGRSPIYNPATGAVSAQAALAAPADVDAAVASARAAFPAWADTPPLRRARIMFKFLQLLQENRERLAHAITAEHGKVYEDALGEVARGIDIVEFACGIPQLLKGDYTEQVAGGLDNWTVRQPLGVVAGITPFNFPVMVPMWMFPVALATGNTFVLKPSPIDPSPSLLLGELLKQAGLPDGVFNVVQGDKDAVNALLEHPDVKAVSFVGSTPIANYIYETGARHGKRVQALGGAKNHMVVMPDADLEQTADALIGAGFGSAGERCMAVSVAMLVGDVGERLIPMLVERAKTLKVRNGEDRAAEMGPIVTAAAHARITGYIEQGQKEGAQLLVDGRGFDAKQAGDGCENGFWMGATLFDKVTPEMRIYKEEIFGPVLSCVHVKDLAEAVALINAHEFGNGVACFTRDGQVAREFGRRIEVGMVGINVPIPVPMAWQGFGGWKRSLFGDMHAYGEEGVRFYTRQKSIMQRWPDSIGKGAEFTMPTPGGV
- a CDS encoding DNA-3-methyladenine glycosylase I is translated as MRAYHDDEWGVPEHDSRALWEKLMLDGFQAGLSWRTILHKRDALRKAFAGFDPAKVARFTGKDVERLMQDAGIVRSRAKIEATIRGAQVYLEMAKNGEDFAEFCWSFTGGKPVRTDGGPRVASSPVSERISKELKRRGFKFVGPVIVYAWMQAVGIIDDHDRACFRRTSA
- the ku gene encoding non-homologous end joining protein Ku, with product MAGTASRTLWKGAISFGLVHIPVGLHTATRESGVDFDWLDKRTMDPVGYKRINKRTGREIDRENIVKGVEYENGQYVIISPEEIEEAYPRTTQTIEILRFVEAGAVPFVYLERPYYVAPINKGQKVYALLRDTLAKAGKIAIAKVVIQTKQHLAALIPSGDGLVLDLMRWGDEVKPMDELDLPKAGAKGMSPSAAELKMARMLVDDMTGEWDPDEFKDEFREAIMGLVEKRAKAGQTEQVFEPEEEAPAHGDNVIDLTALLRQSLAGRKGGAAGKTASKAVAKKAAKKAQAAPKKAGKAAGTTRKPAGKSAEKSAGKPAGRAAAGAAGKRPGKSTARASTSGTARKAA